The following are encoded together in the Drosophila takahashii strain IR98-3 E-12201 chromosome X, DtakHiC1v2, whole genome shotgun sequence genome:
- the LOC108065473 gene encoding E3 ubiquitin-protein ligase Kcmf1 isoform X1, with protein MESPTGILDRQDSAMSLHWDINCDGCGTPRLLLYRFKCLRCPDYDLCAECHEDGITGGDHERGHPFQCLLDRAARELHFGGGTIPDLCADSFTCPLCSKVGLSAGQLMDHCQAKHHLMRTPVICPLCVAVPSSHPHMVTNLANHLALWHPSSILRDQESDPESPESPLPHFPWRSFSGMGTGRATHHRLPSPQMPQVRFLVPRGTPPLATSEDLSDEEIVEM; from the coding sequence GAGTCGCCGACGGGGATCCTTGACCGCCAGGACTCGGCTATGTCGCTCCACTGGGACATCAACTGCGATGGCTGCGGGACGCCGAGGCTGCTCCTCTACCGCTTCAAGTGCCTGCGCTGCCCGGATTACGACCTGTGCGCCGAGTGCCACGAGGACGGAATCACCGGCGGCGATCACGAGCGGGGTCACCCCTTCCAGTGCCTCCTGGACCGCGCCGCCCGTGAGCTGCACTTTGGGGGCGGGACGATTCCGGATCTGTGCGCCGACAGCTTCACCTGTCCGCTGTGCTCCAAGGTGGGTCTGTCGGCCGGGCAGTTGATGGACCACTGCCAGGCGAAGCACCACCTGATGCGCACCCCCGTCATTTGCCCCCTCTGCGTGGCGGTGCCTTCCTCGCATCCGCACATGGTCACCAACCTGGCCAACCACCTGGCCCTCTGGCATCCGTCGAGCATTTTGCGGGATCAGGAGTCTGACCCTGAGTCCCCGGAATCCCCGCTGCCCCACTTCCCATGGCGCTCGTTCTCTGGAATGGGAACTGGAAGGGCCACCCACCACCGTCTGCCCAGCCCACAAATGCCGCAGGTGCGCTTCCTTGTGCCCAGGGGCACGCCCCCCTTGGCCACGTCCGAGGATCTCAGCGACGAGGAGATCGTTGAGATGTGA
- the LOC108065473 gene encoding E3 ubiquitin-protein ligase Kcmf1 isoform X2, with amino-acid sequence MSLHWDINCDGCGTPRLLLYRFKCLRCPDYDLCAECHEDGITGGDHERGHPFQCLLDRAARELHFGGGTIPDLCADSFTCPLCSKVGLSAGQLMDHCQAKHHLMRTPVICPLCVAVPSSHPHMVTNLANHLALWHPSSILRDQESDPESPESPLPHFPWRSFSGMGTGRATHHRLPSPQMPQVRFLVPRGTPPLATSEDLSDEEIVEM; translated from the coding sequence ATGTCGCTCCACTGGGACATCAACTGCGATGGCTGCGGGACGCCGAGGCTGCTCCTCTACCGCTTCAAGTGCCTGCGCTGCCCGGATTACGACCTGTGCGCCGAGTGCCACGAGGACGGAATCACCGGCGGCGATCACGAGCGGGGTCACCCCTTCCAGTGCCTCCTGGACCGCGCCGCCCGTGAGCTGCACTTTGGGGGCGGGACGATTCCGGATCTGTGCGCCGACAGCTTCACCTGTCCGCTGTGCTCCAAGGTGGGTCTGTCGGCCGGGCAGTTGATGGACCACTGCCAGGCGAAGCACCACCTGATGCGCACCCCCGTCATTTGCCCCCTCTGCGTGGCGGTGCCTTCCTCGCATCCGCACATGGTCACCAACCTGGCCAACCACCTGGCCCTCTGGCATCCGTCGAGCATTTTGCGGGATCAGGAGTCTGACCCTGAGTCCCCGGAATCCCCGCTGCCCCACTTCCCATGGCGCTCGTTCTCTGGAATGGGAACTGGAAGGGCCACCCACCACCGTCTGCCCAGCCCACAAATGCCGCAGGTGCGCTTCCTTGTGCCCAGGGGCACGCCCCCCTTGGCCACGTCCGAGGATCTCAGCGACGAGGAGATCGTTGAGATGTGA